The following coding sequences lie in one Lolium perenne isolate Kyuss_39 chromosome 2, Kyuss_2.0, whole genome shotgun sequence genomic window:
- the LOC127334741 gene encoding uncharacterized protein, with amino-acid sequence MAPPPLHRPPYLGPTWPIARHRSAPPLTPPPALHPCSDLLTEALGAESLDPYDVAMDGVAAVEARDPPCKREQREPDDDADQGFVMPRRTRSGRVKFPPPISVIGKSGRPWLTLRAHREDGRLVLREMRLPSQELLQPCREDGRFKLFRHPEAGAGGRCVVASARSPTAAQD; translated from the coding sequence ATGGCGCCCCCACCGCTCCACCGCCCACCCTACTTAGGCCCCACTTGGCCCATCGCGCGCCACCGTTCCGCACCACCATTGACGCCCCCGCCAGCGCTCCACCCCTGCTCCGACCTCCTCACCGAGGCGCTCGGGGCCGAGAGCTTAGACCCATACGACGTCGCCATGGACGGTGTCGCCGCGGTCGAAGCCCGGGACCCGCCTTGCAAGAGAGAGCAGCGTGAGCCTGATGATGACGCCGACCAAGGTTTCGTGATGCCGAGGCGGACGAGGAGCGGGAGGGTAAAGTTCCCTCCACCGATCTCGGTGATCGGCAAGAGCGGGCGCCCGTGGCTGACTCTCCGGGCGCACCGGGAGGACGGCCGGCTCGTGCTGCGGGAGATGCGGCTGCCGTCGCAGGAGCTGCTCCAGCCGTGCAGGGAGGACGGGAGGTTTAAGCTGTTCAGGCACCCGGAGGCCGGCGCCGGCGGCCGATGCGTCGTTGCCAGCGCTAGATCACCCACCGCGGCGCAGGACTAG
- the LOC127334742 gene encoding uncharacterized protein → MDNSKTEAINTSSTAACNYLCLDATPTDAGDQLDSDLLDFMLDFDATFEEEHGDDELDSTTQSIKQEKKMKKALKQLYEALRDVFPHQLAESSGFIEDMVNEILACPPSDDFHASLMDLMALSKDKDAIKRATDLAARKWQINEKKFQCSKLKANNMLEILQSELEKVDSKLSDLSATIAQEKSMGMAAQADGKTLTEQVLKAEAGEGDLGSGSRCTH, encoded by the exons ACAACTCAAAGACAGAGGCCATAAATACTTCAAGTACGGCAGCTTGCAACTACCTCTGCCTAGATGCTACTCCAACTGATGCGGGTGATCAGCTTGATAGTGACCTGCTTGATTTCATGCTGGATTTTGATGCGACATTTGAAGAAGAACATGGTGATGATGAACTTGACTCAACCACTCAATCCATAAAGCAAGAAAAGAAAATGAAGAAAGCCTTGAAGCAACTATACGAAGCTCTTCGTGATGTCTTCCCACATCAGCTTGCAGAATCCAGTGGTTTCATCGAGGACATGGTGAACGAAATTCTTGCTTGCCCACCTTCTGATGACTTCCACGCCAGTTTAATGGACCTCATGGCTCTTTCGAAGGATAAAGACGCAATCAAAAGAGCAACTGATCTAGCGGCTCGGAAGTGGCAGATAAATGAGAAAAAATTCCAGTGCAGCAAGCTTAAGGCTAACAACATGCT GGAGATCCTCCAGTCAGAGCTGGAGAAGGTCGACTCAAAGTTGAGTGATCTTTCGGCCACCATCGCCCAAGAAAAAAGCATGGGGATGGCTGCACAGGCTGATGGGAAAACGCTGACAGAGCAGGTGCTGAAAGCAGAAGCAGGAGAAGGCGATTTGGGTAGTGGGTCTAGATGCACCCATTag